A part of Chanodichthys erythropterus isolate Z2021 chromosome 4, ASM2448905v1, whole genome shotgun sequence genomic DNA contains:
- the LOC137018823 gene encoding adhesion G protein-coupled receptor F5-like has translation MESDKGCITLKHKIRSADCSSETFTCQLKISELQGLSYGRSTVIINKVNQVLPCKNETLGDGKEGDLLTGPCEKGKEGTITYKCTSGRWTETDRNCILQVIKDIEKQVEVLAPQDIPVVVAQLSTATVQNNQEITQSSVTVQTIVEILVKIAGTAQTIIIDAPVMKSFLQTVDILVSDFAVNSWNNLNNNSRTDNTSTALLSAVESISDRLTDELFELNIWACTTSFHC, from the exons ATGGAATCAGACAAGGGATGCATCACCCTAAAGCATAAAATCAGGAGTGCAGATTGTAGTAGTGAAACCTTTACATGCCAACTCAAGATCTCAGAACTACAAGGCTTGTCTTATGGCCGGAGCACAGTCATTATCAATAAAGTCAATCAAG TATTGCCCTGTAAAAACGAAACGCTTGGAGATGGAAAAGAGGGTGACCTTTTGACAGGACCCTGTGAAAAAGGCAAGGAAGGCACCATAACTTATAAGTGTACGTCAGGTCGATGGACAGAAACTGACAGGAATTGTATACTTCAAGTTATCAAAGACATTGAAAAGCAAGTTGAG GTCTTGGCTCCACAGGACATCCCAGTGGTTGTGGCTCAGCTCAGTACTGCTACAGTGCAGAATAATCAGGAGATAACACAGTCTTCTGTGACTGTCCAAACAATTGTTGAGATACTTGTAAAAATTGCTGGTACAGCACAAACCATTATCATCGATGCGCCTGTGATGAAG TCTTTCCTTCAAACTGTGGATATCCTTGTTTCGGACTTTGCTGTTAACTCATGGAACAATTTGAACAATAACAGCAGGACAGATAACACCAGCACTGCACTTCTGAGCGCTGTTGAGAGTATAAGTGACCGTCTCACAGATG AATTATTTGAGCTTAACATTTGGGCCTGCACCACCTCCTTCCACTGCTAA
- the LOC137018476 gene encoding adhesion G protein-coupled receptor F4-like isoform X2, whose amino-acid sequence MKIEEDFDTSLNDPNNEKYQRYVKQFQSAIEDNYNTVSNFKKGSVKITGFRPGSIIADYEIKTTTNSPNNAEFVEANNKVANTLTSIGFTVAGNAFAESENVTLSTATKWYPLQDMTLKCKIPDSVDGTMSWTVNGQVILQNGKYSFSEGGTILTVKSVTEKDKDKGCITLKHKIRSADCSSETFTCQLKISELQGLSYGRSTVIINKVNQVLPCKNETLGDGKEGDLLTGPCEKGKEGTITYKCTSGRWTETDRNCILQVIKDIEKQVEVLAPQDIPVVVAQLSTATVQNNQEITQSSVTVQTIVEILVKIAGTAQTIIIDAPVMKSFLQTVDILVSDFAVNSWNNLNNNSRTDNTSTALLSAVESISDRLTDGNFTINEKSIELNRTVADRYSGISNLTNSTTEILIPQISKPTPITIIVFTTLDNVLPTRNISNKNDSNTDVRINGDVVVVKVNQTINNISFAFDITDQSLGNPQCVFWNFKLDAWDSTGCEVKPYIRKGNETGKITCECNHTTSFSILMSPFSLDNKALAYITYIGVAISMASLILCLIIETIVWKNTTRNDTSYMRHVSIVNIAVSLLIANICFIIGAAIAEQEQPTSVGRCSPAVFFMHFFYLALFFWMLISALLLFYRTVMVLSQMSRAKMMAIAFIVGYGAPLLIAVITVASTAGPKNYVTKQDACWLNWLESKALLAFVIPALTIVAINLVVLIVVLYKMLRRGVGATTQPDEKHALVVIARCVAILTPIFGLTWGFGIGTMVSRDLGIHVVFALLNSLQGFFILVFGTLLDSKIREALAGRLSLRNLTSSNRTRSTSAGPSSSSGLGFFQRIRRRNVYNVSEASAISAASSGSDTYVNA is encoded by the exons ATGAAAATAGAAGAAGATTTTGATACCAGTCTGAACGACCCCAATAATGAGAAGTACCAACGCTATGTTAAACAATTTCAGTCAGCG ATTGAAGACAATTACAATACTGTGTCTAACTTCAAAAAAGGTTCAGTAAAAATCACTGGCTTCAG GCCTGGTAGCATTATAGCAGACTATGAAATTAAGACAACAACCAACAGCCCCAACAACGCTGAATTTGTTGAAGCAAACAATAAGGTTGCCAACACTCTCACATCCATAGGATTTACTGTAGCTGGGAATGCTTTTGCTGAAAGTG AAAACGTGACTCTTTCCACTGCAACAAAATGGTATCCTCTACAAGATATGACACTCAAATGTAAAATCCCAGATTCTGTTGATGGTACAATGAGTTGGACAGTGAATGGCCAAGTTATACTACAGAACGGAAAATACTCCTTTTCAGAAGGTGGTACAATTCTCACTGTGAAAAGCGTCACTGAGAAAGACAAAG ACAAGGGATGCATCACACTAAAGCATAAAATCAGGAGTGCAGATTGTAGTAGTGAAACCTTTACATGCCAACTCAAGATCTCAGAACTACAAGGCTTGTCTTATGGCCGGAGCACAGTCATTATCAATAAAGTCAATCAAG TATTGCCCTGTAAAAACGAAACGCTTGGAGATGGAAAAGAGGGTGACCTTTTGACAGGACCCTGTGAAAAAGGCAAGGAAGGCACCATAACTTATAAGTGTACGTCAGGTCGATGGACAGAAACTGACAGGAATTGTATACTTCAAGTTATCAAAGACATTGAAAAGCAAGTTGAG GTCTTGGCTCCACAGGACATCCCAGTGGTTGTGGCTCAGCTCAGTACTGCTACAGTGCAGAATAATCAGGAGATAACACAGTCTTCTGTGACTGTCCAAACAATTGTTGAGATACTTGTAAAAATTGCTGGTACAGCACAAACCATTATCATCGATGCGCCTGTGATGAAG TCTTTCCTTCAAACTGTGGATATCCTTGTTTCGGACTTTGCTGTTAACTCATGGAACAATTTGAACAATAACAGCAGGACAGATAACACCAGCACTGCACTTCTGAGCGCTGTTGAGAGTATAAGTGACCGTCTCACAGATGGCAATTTTACAATTAATGAAAAATCTATTGAGTTGAATAGAACTGTAGCAGACAGATATAGTGGAATATCAAACCTGACAAACTCAACCACTGAGATCCTGATACCACAGATTTCTAAACCCACACCCATAACCATCATAGTCTTCACAACTCTTGACAATGTCCTACCTACTCGTAATATTAgtaataaaaatgacagtaatACAGATGTGCGCATCAATGGAGATGTGGTTGTTGTTAAGGTGAACCAAACAATTAACAACATTTCTTTTGCGTTTGACATTACTGATCAGTCTTTGGGAAATCCTCAGTGTGTCTTTTGGAACTTCAAACTTGACGCATGGGATTCCACTGGATGTGAAGTAAAACCCTATATCAGAAAAGGAAATGAAACTGGCAAGATTACATGTGAATGCAACCACACAACCTCTTTTTCAATCCTAATGTCACCGTTTTCCCTTGATAACAAAGCCTTAGCCTATATAACTTACATTGGTGTAGCTATTTCAATGGCCAGCTTGATTTTGTGCCTCATCATTGAGACTATTGTATGGAAGAACACGACAAGAAATGACACATCCTACATGCGGCACGTGTCCATAGTCAACATTGCCGTGTCCCTGCTGATCGCAAACATCTGTTTTATCATTGGAGCCGCAATTGCAGAACAAGAGCAGCCAACCTCAGTGGGTCGCTGCAGTCCAGCGGTTTTCTTCATGCACTTTTTTTACCTGGCTCTTTTCTTCTGGATGTTGATTTCAGCGCTTTTGCTCTTTTACCGTACAGTCATGGTCTTGTCCCAAATGTCAAGGGCCAAAATGATGGCTATTGCCTTCATAGTCGGTTACGGTGCACCTTTGCTCATAGCGGTCATTACTGTTGCGTCGACAGCTGGACCAAAAAATTATGTCACGAAACAAGATGCATGCTGGCTGAACTGGTTGGAATCTAAGGCCCTGCTGGCATTTGTGATTCCAGCTCTCACTATTGTAGCCATAAACCTTGTGGTTTTGATTGTGGTTCTGTACAAGATGTTGAGGAGAGGAGTTGGTGCCACAACTCAACCAGATGAGAAACATGCTCTGGTGGTCATTGCCCGATGTGTGGCCATATTGACTCCTATCTTTGGTCTAACATGGGGATTTGGAATTGGAACCATGGTGTCACGTGACTTAGGCATTCATGTGGTGTTTGCACTCCTTAATTCACTGCAG GGATTCTTTATTTTGGTGTTTGGAACGCTTTTAGACAGCAAG ATCCGTGAGGCACTGGCAGGAAGGCTGTCGCTAAGGAACCTTACCAGCTCTAACCGTACTAGG AGTACTAGTGCAGGACCATCATCTTCAAGTGGACTGGGTTTCTTTCAAAGGATACGTAGGAGAA ATGTGTACAACGTATCTGAAGCCAGTGCTATCTCAGCAGCTTCTTCTGGCTCTGATACTTACGTGAATGCATAA
- the LOC137018476 gene encoding adhesion G protein-coupled receptor F4-like isoform X1 codes for MKIEEDFDTSLNDPNNEKYQRYVKQFQSAIEDNYNTVSNFKKGSVKITGFRPGSIIADYEIKTTTNSPNNAEFVEANNKVANTLTSIGFTVAGNAFAESENVTLSTATKWYPLQDMTLKCKIPDSVDGTMSWTVNGQVILQNGKYSFSEGGTILTVKSVTEKDKGRYACTKARAIPYIQWQDIVIEPLPNIIVGKSERQFQCIDQTVELTCCETKYEVEWTPKPSGDEVTLPDKGCITLKHKIRSADCSSETFTCQLKISELQGLSYGRSTVIINKVNQVLPCKNETLGDGKEGDLLTGPCEKGKEGTITYKCTSGRWTETDRNCILQVIKDIEKQVEVLAPQDIPVVVAQLSTATVQNNQEITQSSVTVQTIVEILVKIAGTAQTIIIDAPVMKSFLQTVDILVSDFAVNSWNNLNNNSRTDNTSTALLSAVESISDRLTDGNFTINEKSIELNRTVADRYSGISNLTNSTTEILIPQISKPTPITIIVFTTLDNVLPTRNISNKNDSNTDVRINGDVVVVKVNQTINNISFAFDITDQSLGNPQCVFWNFKLDAWDSTGCEVKPYIRKGNETGKITCECNHTTSFSILMSPFSLDNKALAYITYIGVAISMASLILCLIIETIVWKNTTRNDTSYMRHVSIVNIAVSLLIANICFIIGAAIAEQEQPTSVGRCSPAVFFMHFFYLALFFWMLISALLLFYRTVMVLSQMSRAKMMAIAFIVGYGAPLLIAVITVASTAGPKNYVTKQDACWLNWLESKALLAFVIPALTIVAINLVVLIVVLYKMLRRGVGATTQPDEKHALVVIARCVAILTPIFGLTWGFGIGTMVSRDLGIHVVFALLNSLQGFFILVFGTLLDSKIREALAGRLSLRNLTSSNRTRSTSAGPSSSSGLGFFQRIRRRNVYNVSEASAISAASSGSDTYVNA; via the exons ATGAAAATAGAAGAAGATTTTGATACCAGTCTGAACGACCCCAATAATGAGAAGTACCAACGCTATGTTAAACAATTTCAGTCAGCG ATTGAAGACAATTACAATACTGTGTCTAACTTCAAAAAAGGTTCAGTAAAAATCACTGGCTTCAG GCCTGGTAGCATTATAGCAGACTATGAAATTAAGACAACAACCAACAGCCCCAACAACGCTGAATTTGTTGAAGCAAACAATAAGGTTGCCAACACTCTCACATCCATAGGATTTACTGTAGCTGGGAATGCTTTTGCTGAAAGTG AAAACGTGACTCTTTCCACTGCAACAAAATGGTATCCTCTACAAGATATGACACTCAAATGTAAAATCCCAGATTCTGTTGATGGTACAATGAGTTGGACAGTGAATGGCCAAGTTATACTACAGAACGGAAAATACTCCTTTTCAGAAGGTGGTACAATTCTCACTGTGAAAAGCGTCACTGAGAAAGACAAAG GTAGATACGCATGTACAAAAGCAAGGGCAATACCTTACATTCAGTGGCAAGATATAGTTATTGAACCACTTCCCAATATCATAGTGGGTAAAAGTGAAAGACAGTTCCAGTGTATCGATCAGACCGTGGAACTGACATGCTGTGAAACAAAATATGAAGTTGAGTGGACCCCAAAACCTTCTGGTGATGAAGTGACACTTCCAG ACAAGGGATGCATCACACTAAAGCATAAAATCAGGAGTGCAGATTGTAGTAGTGAAACCTTTACATGCCAACTCAAGATCTCAGAACTACAAGGCTTGTCTTATGGCCGGAGCACAGTCATTATCAATAAAGTCAATCAAG TATTGCCCTGTAAAAACGAAACGCTTGGAGATGGAAAAGAGGGTGACCTTTTGACAGGACCCTGTGAAAAAGGCAAGGAAGGCACCATAACTTATAAGTGTACGTCAGGTCGATGGACAGAAACTGACAGGAATTGTATACTTCAAGTTATCAAAGACATTGAAAAGCAAGTTGAG GTCTTGGCTCCACAGGACATCCCAGTGGTTGTGGCTCAGCTCAGTACTGCTACAGTGCAGAATAATCAGGAGATAACACAGTCTTCTGTGACTGTCCAAACAATTGTTGAGATACTTGTAAAAATTGCTGGTACAGCACAAACCATTATCATCGATGCGCCTGTGATGAAG TCTTTCCTTCAAACTGTGGATATCCTTGTTTCGGACTTTGCTGTTAACTCATGGAACAATTTGAACAATAACAGCAGGACAGATAACACCAGCACTGCACTTCTGAGCGCTGTTGAGAGTATAAGTGACCGTCTCACAGATGGCAATTTTACAATTAATGAAAAATCTATTGAGTTGAATAGAACTGTAGCAGACAGATATAGTGGAATATCAAACCTGACAAACTCAACCACTGAGATCCTGATACCACAGATTTCTAAACCCACACCCATAACCATCATAGTCTTCACAACTCTTGACAATGTCCTACCTACTCGTAATATTAgtaataaaaatgacagtaatACAGATGTGCGCATCAATGGAGATGTGGTTGTTGTTAAGGTGAACCAAACAATTAACAACATTTCTTTTGCGTTTGACATTACTGATCAGTCTTTGGGAAATCCTCAGTGTGTCTTTTGGAACTTCAAACTTGACGCATGGGATTCCACTGGATGTGAAGTAAAACCCTATATCAGAAAAGGAAATGAAACTGGCAAGATTACATGTGAATGCAACCACACAACCTCTTTTTCAATCCTAATGTCACCGTTTTCCCTTGATAACAAAGCCTTAGCCTATATAACTTACATTGGTGTAGCTATTTCAATGGCCAGCTTGATTTTGTGCCTCATCATTGAGACTATTGTATGGAAGAACACGACAAGAAATGACACATCCTACATGCGGCACGTGTCCATAGTCAACATTGCCGTGTCCCTGCTGATCGCAAACATCTGTTTTATCATTGGAGCCGCAATTGCAGAACAAGAGCAGCCAACCTCAGTGGGTCGCTGCAGTCCAGCGGTTTTCTTCATGCACTTTTTTTACCTGGCTCTTTTCTTCTGGATGTTGATTTCAGCGCTTTTGCTCTTTTACCGTACAGTCATGGTCTTGTCCCAAATGTCAAGGGCCAAAATGATGGCTATTGCCTTCATAGTCGGTTACGGTGCACCTTTGCTCATAGCGGTCATTACTGTTGCGTCGACAGCTGGACCAAAAAATTATGTCACGAAACAAGATGCATGCTGGCTGAACTGGTTGGAATCTAAGGCCCTGCTGGCATTTGTGATTCCAGCTCTCACTATTGTAGCCATAAACCTTGTGGTTTTGATTGTGGTTCTGTACAAGATGTTGAGGAGAGGAGTTGGTGCCACAACTCAACCAGATGAGAAACATGCTCTGGTGGTCATTGCCCGATGTGTGGCCATATTGACTCCTATCTTTGGTCTAACATGGGGATTTGGAATTGGAACCATGGTGTCACGTGACTTAGGCATTCATGTGGTGTTTGCACTCCTTAATTCACTGCAG GGATTCTTTATTTTGGTGTTTGGAACGCTTTTAGACAGCAAG ATCCGTGAGGCACTGGCAGGAAGGCTGTCGCTAAGGAACCTTACCAGCTCTAACCGTACTAGG AGTACTAGTGCAGGACCATCATCTTCAAGTGGACTGGGTTTCTTTCAAAGGATACGTAGGAGAA ATGTGTACAACGTATCTGAAGCCAGTGCTATCTCAGCAGCTTCTTCTGGCTCTGATACTTACGTGAATGCATAA